TCAGGCCGTCGAGTGCTCGCGGAGCAGGGAGCGGCGCGCGCGGGGTCGGCAGAGCCAGGCACGCCCGCCAGAACGGCGTGAACACCGAGAAGTGCGTGCCGCTCCCGGTCGTGACGGTCCACGGCTCGTGCAGCAGCGAGGCCTGGAAGGAGGCGACCTCGACGCCCTCCTCGCGGAGCGAGGATTTCAGGCCAGCATCGATGTCTCGCTCCGCGCCTCCGTACCGTCGGTTCCAGTACACGGCTCCCGCACCGATGTCGGCGACCGTCTGACTGACGACGCGCTCGGCGGGGCCGCGGCGCAGGGTGAGGGATCCGCCGAGCTCCTTCACCCGCTCGCGCAGTGATGCCAGCGAGTGGTGCAGCCACCAGCGTGCCGCTCCGCCGTGCGGTCGGATGCCGGGGGACTCCTCGTCGAGGACATAGAGGAGCGCGACCGGCTCACCGCGATCCATGGCAGCCCTCAGCGCGGGGTTGTCGGCGAGTCTGAGATCGTCGCGGAGCCAGACGAGTGAGGGGGAGGCCATGCCTCCATTCTCGTGCCCGGTACGACGTGCGGCTCGGGACGCGCCCGGCGGCCGATGGGAACGGTCGCAGCGAGCGCTCAGCGCGAGCGGCGTCGCAAGCGACGGCGCAGAGGACCGCGGTGTGCCGGCTCGGCAGTGCACCACAGCGCCCAGAGCACGAGGACCGGCTGCAGGAAGAGGCGTCCGAACCGCCGAGCCTCCGTGTCGAGGCCCGGCGTCGACCGGTGCGTCCGCCACTGGTGGACGTTCCCGGGGAGGACCGCGACGAAGAACGCGGCGGTGGCGATGCCGATCCGTCGGCGCTCTCGCGGCAGCGCCAGCAGCCCCGCAGCCAGAGCGACCTCTGCGGCCCCGGATGCGATCACGATCGCGTCCTTGTCCAGTCGAGTGATTCTGGTCGCCCAGTCGGGAACGACGACCCTGAACCCTCGCGTGCTCACGAAGTGGACGACGCCGATGGCGCCCAGCGCGAGGGCGAGTATCCAACGGGCGGCTGCTCTGACCATCCGCTCACGCTACCGTGATCGCCCCGACACCCGACGCTTTGCCACACTGGGTGCATGACCGTCCTGCGCATCAGCATCCTCTTCGTGCTCGCCGCCGTCGCCGAGATCGGGGGCGCCTGGTTGATCTGGCAGGCCGTCAAGGAGAACAGGGGCTGGGTGTTCGCAGTGCTCGGCGTCATGGCGCTCGGGGCCTACGGCTTCCTCGCGGCCCTGCAGCCGGACGCCAACTTCGGTCGTGTGCTCGCCTCCTACGGCGGCGTGTTCATCGCCGGGTCCCTCGCATGGGGGATCATCGTCGACGGCTTCAAGCCCACGATCTGGGACTGGGTCGGCTCCGCGATCGCGCTGGTCGGCGCGGCCATCATCATCCTGGCTCCGACGTCGACGGACGCCACGGCGGAGACCGCGCTGTAGCGGTCAGCGGCCCCCGGGCATGCGAGTAGCCTAGATCCAGACCCAGATGGAGTGTGCAGTGCCTGAAAATGCTCAGCCGAAAGACGGCTTCGCCCTGTTCTCTGACCGTTCCGTCGTCGCGATGCGCGTCGGCGGCGTCCTCAAGGACCTCGCCGCGACAGTGACCGATGCCGACGACGTCGAGCCCGTCACCATCGACAGCCCCGACGGGCTGAACATCCTCCGCCACTCGGCCGCGCACGTGCTCGCGCAGGCGGTGCAGCGCATCAACCCACAGGCGAACCTCGGCATCGGCCCGCCCATCACCGACGGGTTCTACTACGACTTCGGCGTCGACACCCCGTTCACGCCCGAGGACATCAAGGCCATCACGAAGGAGATGCAGCGCATCATCCGCGAGGGGCAGCGCTTCGTGCGCCGCGTCGTCACCGACGACGAGGCACGGGCCGAGCTCGCCGACGAGCCGTTCAAGCTCGAGCTCATCGGACTCAAGGGCGGCAAGGAAGCCGCTGAGGGCGCATCGGTCGAGGTCGGCGAGGGCGAGCTGACGATCTACGACAACACGACCCGCGACGGCGAGGTCGTCTGGAAGGACCTCTGCCGCGGGCCGCACCTGCCCAACACCCGCATGATCGGCAACGGCTGGGACCTCACCCGCATCGCCGCCGCCTACTGGCGCGGCAGTGAGAAGAACCCGCAGCTGCAGCGCATCTACGGCACGGCATGGCCGTCGAAGGACGAGCTGCGCGAGTACCAGCACCGCCTCGAGGAGGCCGCCAAGCGCGACCACCGCCGCCTCGGCAAGGAGCTCGACCTGTTCTCCTTCCCCGAGGAGATCGGCTCCGGTCTCTCGGTCTGGCACCCGCGCGGCGGTATCGTGCGCGGCGAGATGGAGCAGCACGCCCGCAAGCGCCACATCGCCGGCGGCTACACCTACGTGTACACCCCGCACATCTCGAAGGAAGACCTCTTCCTCACCTCGAACCACCTCGTCACCTACAAGGAGGGCATGTACCCGCCGATCGTCATGGACGAAGAACGCGACGACGAGGGCAACATCACCAAGCAGGGCCAGGACTACTACCTGAAGCCGATGAACTGCCCGATGCACATCCTGATCTACAAGGAGCGCGCGCGCAGCTACCGCGATCTGCCCCTGCGGTTCGCGGAGAACGGCACGGTATACCGCAACGAGCTGTCGGGTGCGCTGCACGGCCTCACCCGCGTGCGCGGCTTCACCCAGGACGACTCGCACCTCTTCGTCACCCCCGACCAGCTCGAGGGCGAGGTCGCGAAGGTCCTGGAGTTCATCCTCTCGATGCTCCGCGACTTCGGCCTCACCGACTTCGAGCTCGAGCTGTCGATGAAGGACGACGAGAAGTCGAAGTGGATCGGCTCCGACGAGTTCTGGGAGTCCTCGACGGATGCGCTGCGGCGCGTCGCCGTGGCATCCGGTCTGAAGCTCACCGAGGTGCCGGGAGAGGCCGCGTTCTACGGTCCGAAGATCGACCTGAAGACGCGCGACGCGATCGGCCGCACCTGGCAGCTGTCGACCGTGCAGGTCGACCCGAACCTGCCCGAGCGCTTCGAGCTCGAGTACATGGACAAGGACGGGCAGAAGAAGCGGCCGATCATGATCCATCGCGCTCTGTTCGGGTCGATCGAGCGGTTCTTCGCCATCCTCCTCGAGCACTACGCGGGTGACTTCCCGGTCTGGCTCTCGCCCGTCCAGGTCGTCGGCATCCCCGTCGCCGACGAGTTCGCCGACTACCTCGGCGAGGTCGTCGACGCCCTGCGCAGCCACGGAGTCCGTGCCGAGCTCGACACCTCCGACGACCGGATGCAGAAGAAGATCCGGACGCACACCACCGGCAAGGTGCCGCTGCTGCTGATCGCGGGGGAGAAGGACCGCGACGCGGGCACCGTCTCGTTCCGCTACCGCGACGGCACGCAGGAGAACGGCGTGCCGATCGCCGACGCGGTGGCGCGCATCCGTGCCGCGATCGACGCGCACACCCTCGTGCAGACAGCAGGGGACCTGGCGTGACGACGCCTTCGGAGCCGTGGGAGGACGCCGGCGAGTTCGCCGGCGTCCCCGACGAGTTCCAGCGGCTGTGGACCCCGCACCGGATGGCGTATATCCAGGCCGGCCCCGAGCCGCTTCGCGAGGAGTGCCCGTTCTGCGAGGCGCCGAAGTTCCCGGATGCCGAGCGGCTGATCGTCGCACGGGGGGAGACGGCCTACGTGCTGCTCAACCTCTTCCCGTACAACTCCGGTCATCTGCTGGTGTGCCCGTACCGCCACATCGGCACGTACGACCAGGCAACGCCCGAGGAGGTCGCCGAGATCGGCGCCCTCACCCAGACGGCCATGCGGGTACTGCGGGAGGTGTCGCGCTGTGACGGCTTCAACCTCGGGATGAACCAGGGGGCAGTGGCGGGCGCCGGCGTCGACGGTCACCTCCACCAGCATGTAGTCCCGCGGTGGACGTCGGATGCGAACTTCTTCCCGATCATCGCGAAGACCAAGGCGCTCCCGCAGCTGCTGGGCGAGGTCCGCGACGCCGTCGCCGAGGCCTGGCCCCGGCCGTAGCGCCACGCGCCCCCGGCGGGCAGTGCCCTACCGGGGAGCCGCCGTGCTCAGCGGATCTGGCGCGCGGTGAACTGCATGCGCGGGTGCGCGTAGAACTCCTGCGCCTCGACCAGCTGCAGCTCCCGCTCGCCCGAATCCAGCGTGGCTGAGAGCAGGTCGAAGACGCTGGATGCCGTGCGCTCGAGCGCCGTCTTCGCATCGGACGTCTCGACGTAGTGTGCCGTGAAGAGCGCTGCGGTGACGTCGCCGGAGCCGTTCGCCTTCATCGGAAGCCGAGGAGTCTGCACGATCCAGGCGCCGGTGGAGTCCGCGACGAGCATCTCGATCGTGCCCTCTTCGCGATCCGGGCGCTCGACGCTGGTCACGAGCACGGTGCGCGGCCCCATCGCCATCGCGAGGTCGACCGAGGCGAGGGTGGACTCCAGCGTGTCGGGCTCGGTGCCGGTGAGGAATCCGAGCTCGAACTGGTTGGGCGTGATGATGTCCGCGACCGGGACGACCTTCTCGCGCAGCAGGATCGGGATCGCCGGGGCGACGAAGCATCCGGACTTCGCGTTGCCCATCACCGGGTCGCAGGCGTAAACCGCGTCGGGGTTGGCCGCCTTGACCCTCGCGACCGCGTCGATGATCACGTCGCCGATGCCCTCACCGCCCTGGTACCCGCTGAGGACCGCATCGATGCCGCCGAAGACGCCGCGCTCCTCGATGCCGGTGATCACTTCGCGGACGTCGTCGGGGGAGATCAGCGGACCGCGCCAGGCGCCGTATCCGGTGTGGTTGGAGAAGTTCACGGTGTAGACCGGCAGAACCTCGACGCCGATGCGCTGCAGGGGGAAGACGGCGGCGGAGTTGCCGACGTGTCCGTAGGCGACTGCGGACTGGATGGAGAGCACCTTCATTCTCCGATCCTTTCATTCAGGGCGGGACTGCTCCCGCGGCGGTGGGTCATCGCACGGCGGCGACGAGGTCGGCGACGAGCGTGTCGGCATCCTCATCCGACAGATCGTGCACGGTGAGGCGCAGGTGATGCGAGGGGTCGGCGCGCTCGTCGAGCGCGAAGTCGTCTCCCGTGCGGGCGAGCCATCCACGCCGCATGAGTCCCTCGGCGACGACGCGAGCCGGCTTCGGCAGGCCGATCCACAGGCTCAGCCCGTCGGGTGTGGGGGAGTCGAGGCCGTGCTCGCGCAGACGCGCGGCGAAGGCGGCATTGCGTGCGGCATAGTGCTCGCGGGCGTCGGAGATCCGCGCCGTGACCGCTGGATCCGTGAGCTGGGTCAGAGTCAGTCGCTGCAGCAGGTGGCTCACCCAGGTCGTGCCGGGGCTGAGACGCATCGCCAGGCGTTCAGCGGTGGTGCGGTCGGTCGCCGCGATGGCCAGGCACATGTCGGGGCCGAGGAACTTCGACACCGAGCGGACCAGGGCGAATCGCCGATGCGTCGGTCCGATGAGCGATTCGTACGGGCGCTGCGACAGCATCGAGAAGTGGTCGTCCTCGATGATCAGCACATATGGATGATCGGCCAGCACAGCCCGCAGCTCGGCCGCCCGCGTGGCGGTGAGGCTCGCACCCGTGGGGTTCTGCGCCCTGGGCGTGCAGATCACGGCGCGGACGCCCGCATCCAGTGCCGCGCGCAGACCGTCGACCGTCATGCCCTCGTCGTCCACCGGCACCGGGACCGCTCGGTAGCCGCCGAGACGCACGGTGTGGATGCTGGCGAGGAAGCACGGGTCCTCCAGGGCCACCGCGTCGTCGCGCATCAGCGCCTGGGCGAGCAGTCGCTCGACCGCATCCACCGCGCCGCTCGTGATCGTGACGGCGAAGTCGAGGTGACCGAGGTCCTGAGCGATCCACTGCCGCGCCCATTCGTCGAGCCCACGATCGATGACGGGCTCGCCGTACAGCACCGGGCGCCCGGCGACGGTCGCGAGGGCCTGAGAAGGGTCGGGGATCAATCGCGGGTCCGGATTGCCCGTCCCCACGTCGCGGAGCACGGTGTCGGAGGCATAGCCCTCCTGCGCGACGGATTCGTGACCGGTGATCACGGTCCCGGCGCGGCCGCGCGAGACGACGAGACCCGCCTGCGCGAGCTGACGGTAGGCGGCTACGGCCGTGTTGCGATTGACGCCGAGGGTCGAGGCGAGCTCACGCACCGGAGGCAGCGGGCTGCCGGGAACGAGGATTCCGCGGTCGCGCAGCGCACGCACACTGTCGGCGATGTCCGCTGCGGTCGTTCCGGTGATCTGGTCGCTCATGGGTCCTCGTGTCGATTCTAGGTCGTTCTGGACAGTGCTATCGTTTGGCCTAGATCAAACGACATTTCGTTCGGTCCGACCCGAACCCGTGCTTCAGCCGACAGGAGCTCCCATGACCGAACAGACCACCACCGGATCCTCGCGCGTCAAGCGCGGTCTCGCCGAGATGCTCAAGGGCGGCGTCATCATGGACGTCGTCACCGCCGAGCAGGCGAAGATCGCCGAGGATGCCGGAGCGGTCGCCGTGATGGCGCTCGAGCGGGTGCCGGCCGACATCCGTGCTCAGGGCGGCGTCTCGCGGATGAGCGATCCCGACATGATCGACAGCATCATCGATGCCGTCTCCATCCCCGTCATGGCCAAGGCCCGCATCGGTCACTTCGTCGAGGCGCAGGTCCTGCAGGAGCTCGGCGTCGACTACATCGACGAGTCCGAGGTGCTGTCGCCGGCGGACTACGTCAACCACATCGACAAGTTCGGCTTCACGGTTCCCTTCGTCTGCGGCGCCACGAACCTCGGCGAGGCACTGCGGCGCATCAACGAGGGCGCGGCGATGATCCGCTCCAAGGGCGAGGCCGGCACCGGTGACGTCTCGGAGGCGATGAAGCACATCCGCAAGATCCGCGGCGAGATCGCGGCCCTCACGGCACTGCCGAAGGACGAGCTCTTCGTCGCAGCCAAGGAGCTGCAGGCACCCTACGACCTGGTGGCGGAGATCGCCGAGACCGGCACCCTTCCCGTGGTGCTGTTCGTCGCGGGTGGCGTGGCCACACCGGCGGATGCCGCGATGATGATGCAGCTCGGCGCGGACGGCGTCTTCGTGGGGTCCGGCATCTTCAAGTCGGGCAACCCCGCTGAGCGTGCGAAGGCGATCGTCAAGGCGACCACCTTCTTCGACGACGCGAAGGTGATCGCCGAGGTGTCTCGCGGTCTGGGCGAGGCGATGGTCGGCATCAACGTCTCCGACCTCCCGGCACCGCACCGCCTCGCCGAACGTGGCTGGTAACCCTCGGGTCGGAGTCCTGGCGCTGCAGGGCGACGTGCGCGAGCACGCCGCCCTGCTGTCCGGGCTCGGTGCGGACGTCGTCCTGGTGCGTCGTCCTGAGGAGCTCGCCGCGGTCAGCGGCCTCGTGATCCCCGGGGGAGAATCGAGCGTCATCGACAAGCTGTCCCGCGCCTTCGGCATGCAGGAGCCCATCCGTGACGCGATCGCCGCAGGACTCCCCGTCTACGGCACGTGCGCCGGACTGATCCTCCTCGCCGACGAGGTGCTCGACGGCATCGCCGGGCAGGAGTCGTTCGGGGGGATGGACATCGCGGTGCGCCGCAACGCGTTCGGGCGGCAGAACGAGTCGTTCGAGACCTCGCTGTCGGTTCCGGTGCTCGGGGATGCTCCGGTGCGGGCCACGTTCATCCGCGCACCGATCGTCGATCGCGTCGGGCCGCAGGTCGACGTGCTCGCCGCTCTGCCCGACGGCGGAGTCGTCGCGGTACGGCAGGGGGCGCTGATCGGGACGAGCTTCCACCCCGAAGTGGACGGGGAGACGCGCTTCCACGAGCTCCTCCTCGAGAACGCGCGCGCCTACCGTCGTTCGGTCGCCTGAACGACGAGACCGCGGATGGCCGCGACCGTGCGGTCGATATCATCCCGCGTGGTCGCCCAAGACGACATCGAGCACCGCAGTGCGGCGTGACCGTCCCAGGCGGCACCGGTCAGCGCCGCGGTGCCCTCGAGGAGCACGGCCTCACCGAGTGCTGTCGTGGCATCGTCGGAATCGAGCCGGAACATCACCTGCGTGTAGTCGACCTCGTTGAGGACGCGGATGCCGTCGATCGCGGCGAGGCTGGCGGCCATCGCCGCCGCGTTCTCGTGCAGCCGATCGATGAGGTCCGACACGCCGCGCCGACCGAGGCCGCGCAGCGCCGCCCACGCGGGCACTCCTCGTGCGCGGCGGGAGAGCTCAGGTGTCACGTCCCACGGGTCGAGGCTCGTATAGAGGAGGTAGTCGCCGCCGGTGCGGAAGGCGGCGATCGAATCGGCCGGATCACGGACGATCGCCATGCCGCAGTCGTACGGCACGTTGAGCGTCTTGTGGGCATCAGTGGCCCAGGAGTCCGCCGCCGCCATGCCAGCGGTCAGCGGACGCAGCGACTCCGAGGCGGCGGCCCACAGGCCGAAGGCCCCGTCGACGTGCACCCAGGCGCCGTGCTCTTGGGCGATCGGGATGAGGGAGGAGAAGTCGTCGAAGGCGCCGGTGTGGACCTCTCCCGCCTGCAGGCAGACGATCAACGGGCCCGACGCGTCGGCGAGGATCCGTTCGAGAGCGTCCGGACGCATCCTCCCCTGATCGTCGGAGTCGACGATCAGGAGCTCCTGCCGCCCGATGCCGAGGAAGCGGGCGGCTCTGTCGATCGATCCGTGACGGTGCGCGCCGACGACGAAGCGCAGCCGCGGCGAGTCGCGGATCCCCTGTTCGCTGAGGTCCCATCCTGCTCGGGCGAGGACCGCGTTGCGCGCGGTCGTCAGACACGTGAAGTTCGCCATCTGGCAGCCGGTGACGAAGCCGACGCTGGAGGAATCCGGAAGGCCGAGGATGTCGAGCATCCAGCGCCCGGCGACGCGCTCCATGGCGACCGTCGTCGGGGTGAGGGTCGCGGACCCGGAGTTCTGATCCCACGCCGACACGAGCCAGTCGGCGGCCAAGGCCGCAGGATGTGTGCCGCCGATGACGAAGCCGAAGAACCGTCCTCCGGGGATGGCGACGAGTCCCGGATCCGCAAGACGCGCGATCTCCTCGATCACCGCCTCGGCGTCTGCGCCCTCGTCGGCGAGCGGGCCGCCGAACGCGTCCAGCATGTCGTCGAGGTTCGCACGCGGCCACACGGGCCGATCATCCAGCGTGCCGAGGAAGTCCACGGCGGCGCGGTGCGCGGCGTCGAGGCCGCGGGCTCTGTCTTCGGTGACATCGTCGTCCATGTGTCCGGACTACACCCGTGCACGGCCTCGCGCCAGAGGGATATC
This genomic interval from Microbacterium hydrocarbonoxydans contains the following:
- a CDS encoding YnfA family protein encodes the protein MTVLRISILFVLAAVAEIGGAWLIWQAVKENRGWVFAVLGVMALGAYGFLAALQPDANFGRVLASYGGVFIAGSLAWGIIVDGFKPTIWDWVGSAIALVGAAIIILAPTSTDATAETAL
- the thrS gene encoding threonine--tRNA ligase; translation: MECAVPENAQPKDGFALFSDRSVVAMRVGGVLKDLAATVTDADDVEPVTIDSPDGLNILRHSAAHVLAQAVQRINPQANLGIGPPITDGFYYDFGVDTPFTPEDIKAITKEMQRIIREGQRFVRRVVTDDEARAELADEPFKLELIGLKGGKEAAEGASVEVGEGELTIYDNTTRDGEVVWKDLCRGPHLPNTRMIGNGWDLTRIAAAYWRGSEKNPQLQRIYGTAWPSKDELREYQHRLEEAAKRDHRRLGKELDLFSFPEEIGSGLSVWHPRGGIVRGEMEQHARKRHIAGGYTYVYTPHISKEDLFLTSNHLVTYKEGMYPPIVMDEERDDEGNITKQGQDYYLKPMNCPMHILIYKERARSYRDLPLRFAENGTVYRNELSGALHGLTRVRGFTQDDSHLFVTPDQLEGEVAKVLEFILSMLRDFGLTDFELELSMKDDEKSKWIGSDEFWESSTDALRRVAVASGLKLTEVPGEAAFYGPKIDLKTRDAIGRTWQLSTVQVDPNLPERFELEYMDKDGQKKRPIMIHRALFGSIERFFAILLEHYAGDFPVWLSPVQVVGIPVADEFADYLGEVVDALRSHGVRAELDTSDDRMQKKIRTHTTGKVPLLLIAGEKDRDAGTVSFRYRDGTQENGVPIADAVARIRAAIDAHTLVQTAGDLA
- a CDS encoding HIT family protein translates to MTTPSEPWEDAGEFAGVPDEFQRLWTPHRMAYIQAGPEPLREECPFCEAPKFPDAERLIVARGETAYVLLNLFPYNSGHLLVCPYRHIGTYDQATPEEVAEIGALTQTAMRVLREVSRCDGFNLGMNQGAVAGAGVDGHLHQHVVPRWTSDANFFPIIAKTKALPQLLGEVRDAVAEAWPRP
- the pdxY gene encoding pyridoxal kinase PdxY → MKVLSIQSAVAYGHVGNSAAVFPLQRIGVEVLPVYTVNFSNHTGYGAWRGPLISPDDVREVITGIEERGVFGGIDAVLSGYQGGEGIGDVIIDAVARVKAANPDAVYACDPVMGNAKSGCFVAPAIPILLREKVVPVADIITPNQFELGFLTGTEPDTLESTLASVDLAMAMGPRTVLVTSVERPDREEGTIEMLVADSTGAWIVQTPRLPMKANGSGDVTAALFTAHYVETSDAKTALERTASSVFDLLSATLDSGERELQLVEAQEFYAHPRMQFTARQIR
- a CDS encoding aminotransferase class I/II-fold pyridoxal phosphate-dependent enzyme — encoded protein: MSDQITGTTAADIADSVRALRDRGILVPGSPLPPVRELASTLGVNRNTAVAAYRQLAQAGLVVSRGRAGTVITGHESVAQEGYASDTVLRDVGTGNPDPRLIPDPSQALATVAGRPVLYGEPVIDRGLDEWARQWIAQDLGHLDFAVTITSGAVDAVERLLAQALMRDDAVALEDPCFLASIHTVRLGGYRAVPVPVDDEGMTVDGLRAALDAGVRAVICTPRAQNPTGASLTATRAAELRAVLADHPYVLIIEDDHFSMLSQRPYESLIGPTHRRFALVRSVSKFLGPDMCLAIAATDRTTAERLAMRLSPGTTWVSHLLQRLTLTQLTDPAVTARISDAREHYAARNAAFAARLREHGLDSPTPDGLSLWIGLPKPARVVAEGLMRRGWLARTGDDFALDERADPSHHLRLTVHDLSDEDADTLVADLVAAVR
- the pdxS gene encoding pyridoxal 5'-phosphate synthase lyase subunit PdxS translates to MTEQTTTGSSRVKRGLAEMLKGGVIMDVVTAEQAKIAEDAGAVAVMALERVPADIRAQGGVSRMSDPDMIDSIIDAVSIPVMAKARIGHFVEAQVLQELGVDYIDESEVLSPADYVNHIDKFGFTVPFVCGATNLGEALRRINEGAAMIRSKGEAGTGDVSEAMKHIRKIRGEIAALTALPKDELFVAAKELQAPYDLVAEIAETGTLPVVLFVAGGVATPADAAMMMQLGADGVFVGSGIFKSGNPAERAKAIVKATTFFDDAKVIAEVSRGLGEAMVGINVSDLPAPHRLAERGW
- the pdxT gene encoding pyridoxal 5'-phosphate synthase glutaminase subunit PdxT — its product is MAGNPRVGVLALQGDVREHAALLSGLGADVVLVRRPEELAAVSGLVIPGGESSVIDKLSRAFGMQEPIRDAIAAGLPVYGTCAGLILLADEVLDGIAGQESFGGMDIAVRRNAFGRQNESFETSLSVPVLGDAPVRATFIRAPIVDRVGPQVDVLAALPDGGVVAVRQGALIGTSFHPEVDGETRFHELLLENARAYRRSVA
- a CDS encoding pyridoxal phosphate-dependent decarboxylase family protein; translated protein: MDDDVTEDRARGLDAAHRAAVDFLGTLDDRPVWPRANLDDMLDAFGGPLADEGADAEAVIEEIARLADPGLVAIPGGRFFGFVIGGTHPAALAADWLVSAWDQNSGSATLTPTTVAMERVAGRWMLDILGLPDSSSVGFVTGCQMANFTCLTTARNAVLARAGWDLSEQGIRDSPRLRFVVGAHRHGSIDRAARFLGIGRQELLIVDSDDQGRMRPDALERILADASGPLIVCLQAGEVHTGAFDDFSSLIPIAQEHGAWVHVDGAFGLWAAASESLRPLTAGMAAADSWATDAHKTLNVPYDCGMAIVRDPADSIAAFRTGGDYLLYTSLDPWDVTPELSRRARGVPAWAALRGLGRRGVSDLIDRLHENAAAMAASLAAIDGIRVLNEVDYTQVMFRLDSDDATTALGEAVLLEGTAALTGAAWDGHAALRCSMSSWATTRDDIDRTVAAIRGLVVQATERR